The proteins below come from a single Parazoarcus communis genomic window:
- the rpsL gene encoding 30S ribosomal protein S12 — translation MPTINQLVRKPRQLEVIKSKVPALEACPQKRGVCTRVYTTTPKKPNSALRKVAKVRLTNGFEVISYIGGEGHNLQEHSVVLIRGGRVKDLPGVRYHIVRGSLDLQGVKDRKQSRSKYGAKRPKKA, via the coding sequence ATGCCAACAATCAATCAGCTTGTCCGCAAGCCGCGTCAGCTGGAAGTAATCAAGAGCAAGGTTCCTGCGCTCGAAGCCTGCCCGCAGAAGCGTGGCGTGTGTACGCGCGTCTACACGACAACTCCGAAAAAGCCGAACTCGGCGCTGCGTAAAGTGGCCAAGGTTCGTCTGACCAACGGTTTTGAAGTCATTTCGTACATCGGTGGTGAAGGTCACAACCTCCAGGAGCACTCCGTGGTCCTGATTCGTGGTGGCCGGGTAAAGGATTTGCCGGGTGTGCGTTACCACATCGTTCGCGGCTCCCTCGATCTTCAGGGTGTCAAGGATCGGAAGCAGTCGCGCTCCAAGTACGGCGCGAAGCGTCCGAAGAAAGCCTGA
- the rpoB gene encoding DNA-directed RNA polymerase subunit beta, which translates to MAYSYTEKKRIRKSFAKRAAVLDAPFLLATQIESFAAFLQADTPPETRLNDGLQAAFTSIFPISSHSGNARLEFVQYMLGEPAFDVKECQQRGLTFASPLRARVRLVIMDREAPKETIKEVKEQEVYMGEIPLMTDTGSFVINGTERVIVSQLHRSPGVFFEHDRGKTHSSGKLLFSARIIPYRGSWLDFEYDPKDYLYFRVDRRRKMPVTILLRAIGLTPEEILETFHDFDAFHLSADAIHFDLVPDRLRGEVARFDIVSPDGKLIVARDKRITAKHIRELDQAGIKTITVPDDFILGRIIAKNVADAETGELVARANDEITEELLEKLRDAGVRDLLTLYVNDLDRGAYISSTLRIDETADQWAAKVAIYRMMRPGEPPTEDAVLALFNGLFYAPERYDLSTVGRMKFNRRAYPEKIDERTPAWLKRFYDAVGPRGEDGSGVLVNEDILAVIGILVELRNGRGEIDDIDHLGNRRVRSVGELAENQFRAGLVRVERAVKERLSQAESDNLMPHDLINAKPISAAIKEFFGSSQLSQFMDQTNPLSEITHKRRVSALGPGGLTRERAGFEVRDVHPTHYGRVCPIETPEGPNIGLINSLAVYARTNRHGFLETPYRKVENSTVTDQIDYLSAIEEGQYVIAQANAEINESGLLVGDLVSCRHKGEFALATADQVQYMDVAPGQIVSVAASLIPFLEHDDANRALMGANMQRQAVPCLRPEKPLVGTGIERTVAVDSGTAVQAKRGGLVDYVDAQRIVVRVNDDEAQAGDVGVDIYNMIKYTRSNQNTNINQRPVVKVGDRISRGDVIADGASTDLGELALGQNMLVAFMPWNGYNFEDSILISERVVADDRFTSIHVEELTVVARDTKLGPEEITRDIASLGEAQLGRLDESGIVYIGAEVEAGDVLVGKVTPKGETQLTPEEKLLRAIFGEKASDVKDTSLRVPSGMVGTVIDVQVFTREGIERDKRAQSIIDDQLRGFKTDLADQMRIVERDAFARIQRMIVGQKANGGPKKLAKGSEITVEYLESLEFYHWFDIRLADEGLATQLEAIREGLETTRKDFDSAFEIKKRKLTQGDELPPGVQKMVKVYLAVKRRLQPGDKMAGRHGNKGVVSKIVPVEDMPYMADGTSADIVLNPLGVPSRMNIGQILETHLGWAAKGLGQKIDKMLRANAAVKEVRGFLEEIYNGSGKPEQLDQFDDKEITDLASNLVKGVPFATPVFDGAHEDEIEKMLVLADLPISGQVTLYDGRTGEAFERKVTVGYKHVLKLHHLVDDKMHARSTGPYSLVTQQPLGGKAQFGGQRFGEMEVWALEAYGAAYTLQEMLTVKSDDVTGRTKVYESIVKGEHKIDSGMPESFNVLVKEIRSLAIDIDLDRG; encoded by the coding sequence ATGGCGTATTCCTACACTGAGAAAAAGCGTATCCGCAAGAGCTTCGCCAAGCGCGCGGCCGTGCTCGATGCGCCTTTCCTGCTCGCCACCCAGATCGAGTCGTTTGCTGCATTCCTGCAGGCGGATACCCCGCCCGAGACGCGGCTTAACGATGGCCTGCAGGCGGCCTTCACCTCGATTTTCCCGATTTCAAGCCACAGCGGCAACGCCCGTCTTGAGTTCGTCCAGTACATGCTGGGCGAGCCCGCATTCGACGTGAAGGAATGTCAGCAGCGTGGCCTGACCTTCGCCTCGCCCTTGCGCGCCCGAGTGCGTCTCGTGATCATGGATCGCGAAGCGCCCAAGGAAACCATCAAGGAAGTGAAGGAACAGGAAGTCTACATGGGCGAGATTCCGCTCATGACCGACACCGGTTCTTTTGTGATCAATGGCACCGAGCGTGTCATCGTGTCGCAGCTGCACCGTTCCCCCGGCGTGTTCTTCGAGCACGACCGCGGCAAGACGCATTCGTCCGGCAAGCTGCTGTTCTCGGCACGTATCATCCCCTACCGCGGTTCGTGGCTCGACTTCGAGTACGATCCCAAGGACTACCTGTACTTCCGCGTTGACCGTCGCCGGAAGATGCCGGTAACGATCCTGCTGCGCGCCATTGGACTGACGCCGGAAGAGATCCTTGAGACCTTCCACGATTTCGACGCCTTCCATCTGTCGGCCGACGCGATCCATTTCGATCTCGTGCCCGATCGCCTGCGTGGCGAAGTGGCACGTTTCGACATCGTTTCGCCCGATGGCAAGCTGATCGTTGCGCGTGACAAGCGCATTACCGCCAAGCACATTCGTGAGCTCGACCAGGCTGGCATCAAGACCATCACGGTGCCTGACGACTTCATTCTTGGTCGCATCATCGCCAAGAACGTTGCCGATGCCGAGACCGGCGAACTGGTGGCGCGTGCCAACGACGAGATCACCGAAGAGCTGCTCGAGAAGCTGCGTGACGCTGGCGTGCGTGATCTCCTGACGCTGTATGTGAACGACCTCGATCGTGGCGCCTACATCTCCTCGACCCTGCGCATCGACGAAACCGCCGATCAGTGGGCTGCGAAGGTTGCCATTTACCGCATGATGCGTCCGGGCGAGCCGCCCACCGAGGACGCCGTGCTGGCACTGTTCAACGGCCTGTTCTACGCGCCTGAGCGCTACGACCTGTCGACCGTCGGCCGCATGAAGTTCAACCGTCGTGCCTATCCCGAAAAGATCGACGAGCGCACCCCCGCGTGGCTCAAGCGGTTCTACGACGCAGTCGGCCCGCGTGGTGAAGACGGCAGCGGCGTGCTGGTGAACGAGGACATCCTCGCCGTCATCGGCATCCTGGTCGAGCTTCGCAACGGCCGCGGCGAGATCGACGATATCGATCACCTTGGCAACCGCCGCGTGCGTTCGGTTGGCGAACTGGCCGAGAACCAGTTCCGCGCTGGCCTGGTCCGCGTCGAGCGCGCGGTCAAGGAGCGTCTGTCCCAGGCTGAGTCCGACAACCTGATGCCGCACGATCTGATCAATGCCAAGCCGATTTCGGCCGCGATCAAGGAGTTCTTCGGTTCCAGCCAGTTGTCGCAGTTCATGGACCAGACCAACCCGCTGTCCGAGATCACGCACAAGCGTCGTGTCTCGGCGCTCGGACCTGGCGGTCTGACGCGCGAGCGTGCCGGTTTTGAAGTCCGCGACGTGCACCCGACCCACTATGGTCGTGTGTGCCCGATCGAGACCCCGGAAGGCCCGAACATCGGTCTGATCAACTCGCTGGCCGTGTATGCACGGACCAACCGTCACGGCTTCCTCGAGACCCCGTACCGCAAGGTCGAGAACAGCACCGTCACCGATCAGATCGACTACCTGTCAGCGATCGAGGAAGGTCAGTACGTGATCGCCCAAGCGAACGCCGAGATCAACGAAAGCGGCCTGCTGGTCGGCGATCTCGTATCCTGCCGGCACAAGGGCGAATTCGCTCTGGCCACTGCGGATCAGGTCCAGTACATGGACGTGGCCCCGGGTCAGATCGTATCGGTGGCTGCTTCGCTGATTCCGTTCCTCGAGCACGACGACGCGAACCGCGCACTGATGGGCGCGAACATGCAGCGTCAGGCTGTGCCTTGCCTGCGCCCTGAAAAGCCGCTGGTGGGTACCGGCATCGAGCGTACCGTTGCGGTCGACTCGGGTACCGCAGTCCAGGCCAAGCGTGGCGGTCTCGTCGATTATGTCGATGCCCAGCGTATCGTCGTCCGTGTTAACGACGACGAGGCGCAGGCGGGTGATGTCGGTGTCGACATCTACAACATGATCAAGTACACCCGCTCCAACCAGAACACCAACATCAACCAGCGTCCGGTGGTGAAGGTTGGCGATCGCATCTCGCGCGGCGACGTGATCGCCGACGGCGCATCGACCGACCTGGGCGAGCTTGCGCTCGGCCAGAACATGCTGGTGGCGTTCATGCCGTGGAACGGCTACAACTTCGAAGACTCGATCCTGATCTCGGAGCGTGTGGTTGCCGACGACCGCTTTACCTCGATCCACGTTGAGGAACTGACGGTTGTTGCCCGTGACACCAAGCTCGGACCTGAAGAAATCACCCGTGACATCGCGTCGCTGGGTGAGGCTCAGCTGGGCCGACTCGACGAATCCGGCATCGTGTATATCGGTGCGGAAGTCGAAGCTGGCGACGTACTGGTGGGCAAGGTCACGCCGAAGGGCGAGACCCAGCTCACGCCTGAAGAGAAGCTGCTGCGTGCGATCTTCGGCGAGAAGGCTTCGGACGTTAAGGACACTTCGCTGCGCGTGCCCTCGGGCATGGTCGGTACGGTCATCGACGTTCAGGTGTTCACCCGTGAAGGAATCGAGCGTGACAAGCGCGCCCAGTCGATCATTGATGATCAGCTGCGCGGCTTCAAGACCGACCTTGCCGACCAGATGCGGATTGTGGAGCGCGATGCGTTCGCCCGTATCCAGCGCATGATCGTTGGCCAGAAGGCCAATGGCGGCCCGAAGAAGCTGGCCAAGGGCAGCGAGATCACCGTCGAATACCTCGAATCACTCGAGTTCTATCACTGGTTCGACATCCGCCTCGCGGATGAGGGCCTGGCGACCCAGCTCGAAGCCATTCGCGAAGGTCTCGAGACCACCCGCAAGGACTTCGACTCGGCCTTCGAGATCAAGAAGCGCAAGCTGACCCAGGGCGACGAACTGCCGCCGGGTGTGCAGAAGATGGTCAAGGTCTATCTGGCCGTGAAGCGTCGCCTGCAGCCGGGTGACAAGATGGCCGGTCGTCACGGTAACAAGGGTGTGGTGTCGAAGATCGTTCCGGTCGAAGACATGCCCTACATGGCTGACGGTACGTCAGCCGACATCGTGCTGAACCCGCTGGGCGTGCCTTCGCGGATGAACATCGGTCAGATTCTCGAAACCCACCTCGGCTGGGCCGCGAAGGGTCTTGGTCAGAAGATCGACAAGATGCTGCGTGCCAATGCTGCGGTCAAGGAAGTGCGCGGTTTCCTCGAAGAGATCTATAACGGTAGTGGCAAGCCGGAACAGCTTGACCAGTTCGACGACAAGGAGATCACCGATCTCGCATCGAACCTGGTGAAGGGTGTGCCGTTTGCGACCCCGGTGTTCGACGGTGCCCACGAAGACGAGATCGAGAAGATGCTGGTGCTGGCTGACCTGCCGATCAGCGGTCAGGTCACGCTGTATGACGGTCGTACCGGCGAAGCTTTCGAGCGCAAGGTGACGGTCGGCTACAAGCATGTTCTGAAGCTGCACCACCTGGTCGACGACAAGATGCATGCCCGTTCGACCGGTCCGTACTCGCTCGTGACCCAGCAACCGCTGGGTGGTAAGGCGCAGTTCGGCGGTCAGCGTTTCGGTGAAATGGAAGTGTGGGCACTGGAAGCTTACGGTGCCGCTTACACCCTGCAGGAAATGCTGACGGTCAAGTCGGATGACGTTACCGGCCGGACCAAGGTGTACGAGAGCATCGTCAAGGGCGAGCACAAGATTGATTCCGGCATGCCGGAGTCCTTCAACGTGCTGGTGAAGGAAATTCGTTCCCTGGCGATCGACATCGATCTGGACCGCGGTTGA
- the rpsG gene encoding 30S ribosomal protein S7, translated as MPRRREVPKREILPDPKFASQDVSKFINVIMQSGKKAVAERIVYGAFDHISTKSGKDPLEVFASAVANVKPVVEVKSRRVGGANYQVPVEVRPSRRMALSMRWLRESARKRAEKSMAQRLAGELLEAADGRGAAMKKREEVHRMAEANKAFSHYRF; from the coding sequence ATGCCGCGTCGTCGCGAAGTACCAAAACGTGAAATTCTGCCGGATCCGAAATTCGCATCCCAGGACGTTTCCAAGTTCATCAACGTGATCATGCAGTCCGGCAAGAAAGCCGTTGCTGAGCGCATCGTCTATGGCGCCTTTGATCACATCTCGACCAAGTCGGGCAAGGATCCGCTTGAGGTTTTCGCCTCCGCGGTTGCCAACGTCAAGCCGGTGGTCGAAGTCAAGAGCCGTCGCGTCGGTGGTGCAAACTACCAGGTGCCGGTCGAGGTTCGTCCTTCCCGCCGTATGGCGCTCTCGATGCGCTGGCTGCGTGAGTCGGCCCGTAAGCGTGCCGAGAAGTCGATGGCCCAGCGTCTTGCTGGCGAGCTGCTCGAGGCTGCTGATGGCCGTGGCGCTGCCATGAAGAAGCGCGAGGAAGTCCACAGGATGGCCGAGGCTAACAAGGCATTCTCACACTACCGCTTCTGA
- the rplL gene encoding 50S ribosomal protein L7/L12, with translation MAISKEDILEAVGSMTVMDLNDLVKAFEEKFGVSAASMAVAAPGAGAAAAAVEEQTEFDVILVATGDKKVEVIKVVRAATGLGLKEAKDVVDGAPKAVKEGVSKADADALKKQLEDAGAKVEIK, from the coding sequence ATGGCAATCAGCAAAGAAGACATCCTCGAAGCCGTTGGCTCGATGACCGTGATGGACCTGAACGACCTGGTTAAGGCGTTCGAAGAGAAGTTTGGCGTTTCCGCTGCCTCCATGGCCGTGGCTGCACCGGGCGCTGGCGCTGCCGCCGCTGCTGTTGAAGAGCAGACCGAATTTGACGTGATCCTCGTTGCCACCGGCGACAAGAAGGTTGAGGTCATCAAGGTCGTGCGTGCTGCTACCGGCCTCGGCCTGAAGGAAGCCAAGGACGTCGTCGACGGCGCTCCGAAGGCTGTGAAGGAAGGCGTGTCGAAGGCTGACGCCGACGCGCTGAAGAAGCAACTGGAAGATGCAGGCGCGAAGGTCGAGATCAAGTAA
- the rpoC gene encoding DNA-directed RNA polymerase subunit beta': MKSLLADLFKQTLPHEEEFEAITIGLASPDKIRSWSYGEVKKPETINYRTFKPERDGLFCAKIFGPVKDYECLCGKYKRLKHRGVICEKCGVEVTLSKVRRERMGHIELASVVAHIWFLKSLPSRLGMVLDMTLRDIERVLYFEAFVVVEPGMTPLNRGQLLTEDDYLAKVEEYGDDFDAVMGAEGIRELLRTLDVSLEIEKLRSDLETTGSEAKVKKYSKRLKVLEAFQHSGIKPEWMILEVLPVLPPDLRPLVPLDGGRFATSDLNDLYRRVINRNNRLKRLLELKAPDIIVRNEKRMLQESVDSLLDNGRRGKAMTGANKRPLKSLADMIKGKGGRFRQNLLGKRVDYSGRSVITVGPQLKLHQCGLPKLMALELFKPFIFNKLELLGLATTIKQAKKMVELQEPVVWDILEDVIREHPVMLNRAPTLHRLGIQAFEPVLIEGKAIQLHPLVCVAFNADFDGDQMAVHVPLSLEAQMEARTLMLASNNVLSPANGEPIIVPSQDIVLGLYYATREGVNVPGEGMFMADVSEVKRAYESGQISLHARITVRLKEADLGPDGERIERIGRYETTAGRAILSEILPAGLPFSVIDKPLKKKEISKLINASFRRCGLRATVIFADQLMQFGYRLATRAGISIAVKDMLVPKLKEDLIRAAESEVKEIAQQYTSGLVTDGERYNKVVDIWGRCGDQVAKAMMEQLGSEEVVDREGKTVRQEAFNSIYMMADSGARGSAAQIRQLAGMRGLMAKPDGSIIETPITTNFREGLNVLQYFISTHGARKGLADTALKTANSGYLTRRLVDVTQDLVVIEDDCGTREGFSMKALIEGGEVIEPLRDRILGRVCVDDVVSPDTQETVIEAGSLLDEDAVDLVESLGVDEVKVRTPLTCETRYGLCAQCYGRDLGRGMRVNSGEAVGVIAAQSIGEPGTQLTMRTFHVGGAASRAASASGVEAKSTGTIRFAGNMRYVSSAKGEKVVIARSAEVVVADEMGRERERHKLPYGAMLLVDDGGAVKAGAQLATWDPHTRPIVTEYSGTVKFENVEEGATVAKQIDEVTGLSTLVVIDSKRRSPTGAAKGVRPQVKLLDENGEEVRIAGTDHAVTITFQVGSLITVKDGQQVFVGDVLARIPQESAKTRDITGGLPRVAELFEARSPKDAGLLAEYTGTVSFGKDTKGKQRLVITEPDGTVHEFLIPKDKHLMVHDGQVVNKGEHIVDGPADPHDILRLQGINALARYIIDEVQDVYRLQGVKINDKHIEVIVRQMLRRVVISDSGDSRFIREEQVERSEVLDENDRLEAEGKLPAQYENVLLGITKASLSTDSFISAASFQETTRVLTEAAIMGKRDELRGLKENVIVGRLIPAGTGLAYHRSRKAQVAGEDLGSGHAWAPEEVVAEVHQDSHTS; this comes from the coding sequence ATGAAGAGCCTGCTCGCTGACCTGTTCAAGCAAACCTTGCCGCATGAGGAAGAGTTCGAAGCCATTACCATTGGTCTCGCCTCGCCCGACAAGATCCGGTCGTGGTCCTACGGTGAAGTCAAGAAGCCCGAGACCATCAACTACCGTACGTTCAAACCCGAACGCGACGGCCTGTTCTGCGCCAAGATTTTCGGACCGGTCAAGGACTACGAGTGTCTGTGCGGCAAATACAAGCGCCTCAAGCATCGTGGCGTGATCTGCGAAAAGTGTGGCGTTGAAGTCACGCTGTCGAAAGTGCGCCGCGAGCGCATGGGCCATATCGAACTGGCCAGCGTCGTTGCACACATCTGGTTCCTGAAGAGCCTGCCGAGCCGTCTCGGCATGGTGCTCGACATGACCCTGCGCGACATCGAGCGCGTGCTTTACTTCGAAGCCTTCGTGGTGGTCGAGCCGGGTATGACCCCGCTGAACCGCGGTCAGCTGCTGACCGAGGACGACTACCTGGCGAAGGTTGAAGAGTACGGCGACGACTTCGATGCCGTGATGGGCGCCGAAGGTATTCGCGAACTGCTGCGGACCCTCGACGTCAGCCTCGAAATCGAGAAGCTGCGTTCAGACCTTGAGACCACCGGCTCCGAAGCCAAGGTGAAGAAGTACTCCAAGCGCCTCAAGGTGCTGGAGGCCTTCCAGCACTCGGGCATCAAGCCTGAGTGGATGATTCTCGAAGTGCTGCCGGTGCTGCCGCCTGACCTGCGCCCGCTGGTGCCGCTGGACGGTGGCCGTTTCGCCACCTCCGACCTGAACGATCTGTATCGTCGCGTCATCAACCGTAACAACCGCCTGAAGCGTCTGCTCGAGCTGAAGGCACCGGACATCATCGTCCGTAACGAAAAGCGCATGCTGCAGGAGTCGGTCGACTCCCTGCTCGACAACGGTCGTCGCGGCAAGGCCATGACGGGCGCCAACAAGCGTCCGCTGAAGTCGCTCGCCGACATGATCAAGGGCAAGGGCGGTCGTTTCCGTCAGAACCTGCTGGGCAAGCGCGTTGACTATTCGGGTCGTTCGGTCATTACCGTTGGTCCGCAGCTCAAGCTGCACCAGTGCGGTCTGCCCAAGCTGATGGCGCTTGAGCTGTTCAAGCCCTTCATCTTCAACAAGCTCGAACTGCTCGGGCTGGCGACCACGATCAAGCAGGCCAAGAAAATGGTCGAGCTGCAGGAGCCGGTGGTGTGGGACATCCTCGAAGATGTCATCCGCGAACATCCGGTGATGCTGAACCGTGCGCCGACCCTGCACCGCCTTGGCATCCAGGCATTCGAGCCGGTGCTGATCGAAGGCAAGGCCATCCAGCTGCATCCGCTGGTCTGCGTGGCGTTCAACGCCGACTTCGACGGCGACCAGATGGCCGTCCACGTTCCGCTGTCGCTGGAAGCGCAGATGGAAGCCCGCACGCTGATGCTGGCTTCGAACAACGTGCTTTCGCCCGCCAACGGCGAGCCGATCATCGTGCCGTCGCAGGATATCGTTCTCGGTCTGTACTACGCCACCCGCGAAGGTGTGAACGTGCCTGGCGAAGGCATGTTCATGGCCGACGTGAGCGAAGTGAAGCGTGCGTACGAGTCGGGTCAGATCTCGCTGCATGCACGTATCACGGTGCGTCTGAAGGAAGCGGACCTGGGGCCTGACGGCGAGCGCATCGAGCGTATCGGCCGTTATGAAACCACGGCCGGGCGTGCGATTCTGTCCGAGATCCTGCCGGCAGGCCTGCCGTTCAGCGTCATTGACAAGCCGCTCAAGAAGAAGGAAATCTCGAAGCTCATCAACGCATCGTTCCGTCGTTGCGGTCTGCGTGCGACGGTGATCTTCGCCGACCAGCTGATGCAGTTCGGTTACCGCCTTGCAACCCGCGCCGGTATCTCGATCGCGGTCAAGGACATGCTGGTACCGAAGCTGAAGGAAGACCTGATTCGCGCAGCCGAAAGCGAAGTCAAGGAAATCGCCCAGCAGTACACATCTGGTCTGGTGACCGACGGCGAGCGCTACAACAAGGTCGTGGATATCTGGGGTCGCTGTGGCGACCAGGTTGCCAAGGCCATGATGGAGCAGCTTGGCTCGGAAGAAGTGGTCGACCGCGAAGGCAAGACGGTCAGGCAGGAAGCGTTCAACTCGATTTACATGATGGCCGACTCGGGCGCGCGGGGTTCCGCGGCTCAGATCCGTCAGCTTGCCGGCATGCGTGGCCTGATGGCCAAGCCGGATGGCTCGATTATCGAGACGCCTATCACGACCAACTTCCGTGAAGGTCTGAACGTTCTGCAGTACTTCATCTCCACGCACGGTGCTCGTAAGGGTCTGGCCGACACGGCGCTGAAGACGGCAAACTCGGGTTATCTGACACGCCGTCTGGTCGACGTGACCCAGGATCTGGTGGTTATCGAGGACGATTGCGGCACGCGTGAAGGCTTCTCGATGAAGGCCCTGATCGAGGGTGGTGAAGTCATCGAGCCGTTGCGCGACCGGATTCTCGGCCGTGTCTGCGTCGATGACGTCGTCAGTCCCGATACGCAGGAGACCGTTATCGAGGCAGGGTCGCTGCTCGACGAAGATGCTGTCGACCTGGTCGAGAGCCTCGGTGTCGATGAGGTCAAGGTGCGTACTCCGCTGACCTGCGAAACGCGCTACGGTCTGTGTGCGCAGTGCTACGGTCGTGACCTTGGACGCGGCATGCGCGTCAACTCGGGTGAGGCTGTCGGTGTGATCGCCGCACAGTCGATCGGTGAGCCGGGTACCCAGCTGACCATGCGTACCTTCCACGTCGGTGGTGCAGCATCGCGGGCAGCATCCGCGAGCGGTGTCGAGGCAAAATCGACCGGTACTATCCGCTTTGCCGGCAACATGCGCTACGTGTCGAGCGCCAAGGGCGAGAAGGTTGTCATCGCGCGTTCGGCAGAGGTTGTGGTTGCCGACGAGATGGGTCGCGAGCGCGAGCGTCACAAGCTCCCGTATGGTGCAATGCTGCTGGTCGACGACGGTGGCGCCGTCAAGGCTGGCGCGCAGCTTGCGACCTGGGACCCGCACACCCGTCCGATCGTTACCGAGTACTCCGGTACGGTGAAGTTCGAGAACGTCGAGGAAGGTGCAACGGTCGCCAAGCAGATCGACGAAGTGACCGGTCTGTCGACCCTGGTGGTCATTGACTCCAAGCGTCGCTCCCCCACGGGTGCGGCGAAGGGCGTCCGGCCGCAGGTCAAGCTGCTTGACGAAAACGGTGAAGAAGTCCGTATCGCCGGTACCGATCACGCAGTGACCATCACCTTCCAGGTCGGTTCGCTGATCACGGTGAAGGATGGCCAGCAGGTCTTCGTGGGCGACGTGCTTGCGCGTATCCCGCAGGAATCGGCCAAGACGCGTGACATTACCGGTGGTCTGCCGCGCGTAGCCGAACTGTTTGAAGCCCGTTCGCCGAAGGACGCTGGCCTGCTTGCCGAGTACACCGGTACGGTGTCCTTTGGTAAGGACACCAAGGGCAAGCAGCGTCTGGTCATCACCGAGCCCGATGGCACGGTGCATGAATTCCTGATCCCGAAGGACAAGCATCTGATGGTCCACGACGGTCAGGTGGTGAACAAGGGTGAGCACATTGTCGACGGTCCGGCAGACCCGCATGACATCCTGCGTCTGCAGGGTATCAATGCGCTGGCTCGCTACATCATCGACGAAGTTCAGGACGTTTATCGTCTCCAGGGCGTGAAGATCAACGACAAACACATTGAAGTGATCGTGCGTCAGATGCTTCGTCGTGTCGTGATCAGTGATTCAGGCGACAGCCGTTTCATCCGCGAGGAACAGGTCGAGCGTTCCGAAGTCCTGGACGAAAACGACCGCCTGGAAGCAGAAGGAAAGCTTCCGGCTCAATACGAGAACGTGCTGCTCGGTATTACCAAGGCTTCGTTGTCGACCGATTCGTTCATCTCCGCTGCTTCCTTCCAGGAAACCACGCGGGTGCTGACCGAAGCGGCGATCATGGGCAAGCGTGACGAGCTGCGCGGCCTGAAGGAAAACGTCATTGTCGGTCGACTGATTCCTGCTGGTACCGGTCTCGCCTACCATCGCAGCCGCAAGGCGCAGGTGGCGGGAGAGGATCTTGGCTCGGGGCATGCCTGGGCACCGGAAGAAGTTGTTGCGGAAGTGCACCAGGATAGTCACACGAGTTGA
- the rplJ gene encoding 50S ribosomal protein L10, whose translation MSLNLDDKKAVVAEVSAQVANAQTIAVAEYRGMEVGDLTVLRSKAREAGVYLRVLKNTLVRRAIAETPFAGLSDQLVGPLIYGISEDPVAAAKVLNDFAKTNDKLVLKAGSYAGNTLDKAALQSLASIPSREELLAKLLGIMQAPVTGFACTLAALAKKREEEAAA comes from the coding sequence GTGAGTCTCAATCTCGATGATAAGAAAGCCGTAGTGGCAGAGGTGTCGGCACAAGTAGCCAACGCCCAGACTATCGCGGTGGCCGAGTATCGCGGCATGGAAGTGGGTGACCTCACTGTGCTGCGTTCCAAGGCCCGTGAAGCTGGCGTTTATCTGCGTGTGCTGAAGAATACCCTGGTGCGTCGTGCGATCGCCGAAACCCCGTTTGCCGGGTTGTCGGACCAGCTGGTCGGTCCGTTGATCTATGGCATCTCGGAAGATCCCGTCGCCGCAGCCAAGGTGCTCAACGACTTCGCCAAGACGAATGACAAGCTGGTTCTGAAAGCCGGTTCCTATGCGGGCAACACGCTCGACAAGGCCGCCCTTCAGTCCCTGGCTTCGATTCCGAGCCGCGAAGAGTTGCTCGCCAAGCTGTTGGGCATCATGCAGGCGCCGGTTACCGGCTTTGCATGCACGCTCGCCGCCCTCGCCAAGAAGCGCGAGGAAGAAGCGGCCGCCTGA
- the rplA gene encoding 50S ribosomal protein L1, whose protein sequence is MAKISKRVQALRAKVDRNKVYPVAEALTLIKECATAKFDESIDVAVNLGVDARKSDQVVRGSVVLPAGTGKSVRVAVFAQGDKAEAARAAGADVVGFDDLAEQVKAGNIDFDLCIATPDAMRVVGQLGQILGPRGLMPNPKVGTVTMDVTTAVKNAKAGQVQYRTDKGGLVHATIGRASFGVEALQQNLNAFVDALVKARPAAAKGVYLRRMALSSTMGAGVRIETNTSAS, encoded by the coding sequence ATGGCTAAGATTTCCAAGCGAGTTCAGGCGCTCCGCGCCAAAGTCGACCGCAACAAGGTCTACCCCGTTGCCGAAGCGCTGACGCTGATCAAGGAATGCGCAACCGCGAAGTTCGACGAGTCGATCGACGTGGCTGTTAACCTCGGTGTCGATGCACGCAAGTCGGACCAGGTCGTTCGTGGATCCGTGGTGCTGCCCGCCGGTACCGGCAAGTCGGTTCGCGTGGCTGTGTTCGCCCAGGGCGACAAGGCCGAAGCCGCCCGCGCTGCCGGTGCTGACGTCGTCGGTTTCGACGACCTCGCCGAGCAGGTCAAGGCTGGCAACATCGACTTCGATCTGTGTATCGCGACCCCCGATGCAATGCGCGTCGTCGGTCAGCTGGGTCAGATTCTCGGCCCCCGTGGTCTGATGCCGAACCCGAAGGTTGGCACCGTGACCATGGACGTCACCACTGCAGTCAAGAACGCCAAGGCCGGTCAGGTTCAGTACCGTACCGACAAGGGTGGTCTGGTGCACGCCACCATCGGTCGTGCATCCTTCGGTGTTGAAGCGCTGCAGCAGAACCTCAACGCTTTTGTCGATGCGCTGGTCAAGGCTCGTCCCGCAGCTGCCAAGGGCGTGTATCTGCGCCGTATGGCCCTGTCGAGCACGATGGGCGCCGGTGTGCGCATCGAAACGAATACCTCCGCAAGCTAA